The Candidatus Poribacteria bacterium genome includes a window with the following:
- a CDS encoding HAD family hydrolase, whose product MAIKSILFDLDDTLVVEGAAADAAFLATCERAYEKHGIDPEALHQSVRYHARQLWRASTTISYCRAIGISSWEGLWARFLGSDPNLKRLRTWTPTYRREAWFRALADHGVSDLSFAEELSATFLLERRARHTLFSDVEDSLTHLRDIYQLALVTNGAPDLQREKIQGTNLVRFFDTILISGEVGVGKPDCRIFRLVLDALAASPPETVMVGDSLTRDILGAQRAGLKGIWLNRSGSDATDQVTPDVQITSLSQLHKRLLTLDNVNLNHL is encoded by the coding sequence ATGGCAATCAAGAGTATCCTCTTTGATTTGGACGATACCCTTGTTGTAGAGGGTGCCGCTGCGGACGCAGCCTTTCTGGCGACGTGTGAGCGTGCATACGAGAAACACGGCATTGATCCAGAAGCACTTCATCAATCAGTCCGCTACCATGCCCGCCAATTGTGGCGTGCATCTACAACCATTAGTTACTGCCGTGCTATTGGTATCAGTTCATGGGAGGGATTGTGGGCGCGTTTTCTCGGTAGCGACCCAAATCTAAAGCGTCTTCGCACATGGACTCCTACCTATAGACGTGAAGCATGGTTCCGTGCCCTTGCTGACCACGGCGTAAGTGACTTATCCTTTGCTGAAGAATTGTCTGCTACCTTTCTATTAGAACGGCGTGCGCGGCATACGCTCTTTTCCGATGTTGAAGACAGTCTAACACATCTTCGCGATATCTACCAATTAGCACTCGTCACCAATGGCGCGCCCGACCTACAGCGTGAAAAAATTCAAGGTACTAACTTGGTACGATTCTTTGACACAATCCTGATTTCGGGAGAAGTAGGTGTCGGGAAGCCGGATTGCCGAATCTTCAGACTGGTACTTGACGCACTTGCCGCTTCGCCACCTGAAACGGTGATGGTTGGAGATAGTTTAACGCGGGACATCTTGGGCGCGCAACGTGCTGGACTCAAAGGAATTTGGCTGAACCGCTCAGGGAGTGATGCGACCGATCAAGTTACACCGGATGTTCAGATTACAAGCCTGAGTCAATTGCATAAGCGACTGTTAACCTTGGACAATGTAAACCTAAATCATCTCTAA